The sequence below is a genomic window from Streptococcus oralis.
AGATCACCCAGTCCTCTAAGAAGAAAAAGGAAAAGTAAATGAAGCCAAATGACCGTTTTTCTTTTCTAAAGAATAATCGGGTGTCGCAAGATACCTCTTCTCTGGTGCAGTGCTACCTCCCGATTATCGGTCAGGAGGCACTGAGCCTCTATCTATACGCCATTACCTTTTGGGATGGTGGGCAAAAGGAACACCTCTTTTCCCACATCCTCAACCACTTAAACTTTGGCATGCCGACCTTGCTCCAATCCCTCAAAGTCTTATCTGCTTTGGATTTGTTGACCCTTTATCAGAAGGAGGATGTCTATGAATTGCAGCTTCATTCTCCCCTTTCCAGTCAGGAATTCCTAAATCATTCTGTCTATAGTAGACTTTTGGAGAAAAAGATAGGTGATACAGCTGTTTCTGCCATGAGGCAGGCTCCAAGTGAGGGAGAAGTACTCTCGGTTTCTTTGAGTCAAGTCTTTCCAACCCTGACTGAAGAAGTGACACCAATCGAGTCAAAAATCAAGATGAAAAATGATTTTGATTTAGAGCATTTTCAGCGGCTGATGGCTCGGGATGGTTTGCGTTTTGAAAACGAGCAGGCAGATGTTTTGGAATTGTTTGCCATTGCGGATGAAAAAAAATGGACCTGGTTTGAAACCTATCAACTAGCCCAGGCGACAGCGGTGGCTCAGGTTATTTCAGTCAAACGCATGCGTGAAAAGATAGCACAAAAGCAGGTATCTTCGGACTTTAGCCCCAAAGAAATGACCATTATCAGGGAAGCCAAAAACAAAACTCCCCTACAATTTTTAGCGGAAATCAAACAAACGCGTAAGGGGAACATCACCCAGAGCGAACGGGAACTTCTTC
It includes:
- a CDS encoding DnaD domain protein codes for the protein MKPNDRFSFLKNNRVSQDTSSLVQCYLPIIGQEALSLYLYAITFWDGGQKEHLFSHILNHLNFGMPTLLQSLKVLSALDLLTLYQKEDVYELQLHSPLSSQEFLNHSVYSRLLEKKIGDTAVSAMRQAPSEGEVLSVSLSQVFPTLTEEVTPIESKIKMKNDFDLEHFQRLMARDGLRFENEQADVLELFAIADEKKWTWFETYQLAQATAVAQVISVKRMREKIAQKQVSSDFSPKEMTIIREAKNKTPLQFLAEIKQTRKGNITQSERELLHQMASLGLLDEVINIVLLLTFNKVDSANVNEKYAMKVANDYAYQKIRTAEEAVLRIRERQQKGQEDQKSKTSSTKTNVPKWSNPEYKNQTSEETRLELERKKQEMLARLEEGGD